Proteins encoded within one genomic window of Esox lucius isolate fEsoLuc1 chromosome 12, fEsoLuc1.pri, whole genome shotgun sequence:
- the znf740b gene encoding zinc finger protein 740b isoform X3 gives MALMQANNMSGVGQKKTVSQHGQGQRDDAGAEGHQQQSQQGHHGHHNNHQSHGHLSHMVLPSGVSCPPLLIRKDGHSFHASRLLDEKDMQGSQNMQPTKKKHRKAGTPNKLREKVEQVELDINEGDDHNSQVQKNFICEHCYGAFRSSYHLKRHILTHTGEKPFACDVCDMRFIQRYHLDRHKRVHSGEKPYQCDRCNQNFSRTDRLLRHRRLCGAGANIPKVENQSTFSCDGRGGAYSQDATGHTANWSPLQQQNNRLAV, from the exons ATGGCCCTGATGCAGGCCAACAACATGTCTGGCGTGGGCCAGAAGAAGACGGTGTCCCAGCATGGACAGGGCCAGAGGGACGACGCCGGCGCAGAGGGCCACCAGCAGCAGTCTCAGCAGGGGCACCACGGACACCACAACAACCACCAGTCCCACGGCCACCTCAGCCACATGGTCCTGCCCTCGGGGGTCAGCTGCCCGCCTCTG TTAATCAGAAAAGATGGACACTCGTTTCATGCCTCCAGGCTGCTGGATGAGAAGGACATGCAGGGAAGCCAGAATATGCAACCAACAAAAAAGAAGCACCGAAAAGCAGGAACACCAAACAAGCTGAGGGAGAAAGTGGAG caGGTGGAGTTGGACATCAACGAGGGTGATGATCATAATTCCCAAGTACAAAAGAACTTCATCTGTGAGCACTGTTATGGAGCCTTCCGCAGTAGCTACCACCTAAAACGACACATCCTCACTCATACAG GAGAGAAACCGTTTGCGTGTGACGTTTGTGACATGCGGTTTATTCAGCGATACCACCTGGACAGACACAAGAGAGTTCACAGTGGAGAGAAGCCCTACCAGTGTGATCGCTGCAATCAG AACTTTTCTCGGACGGACCGCCTGCTGCGCCACCGGCGTCTGTGTGGAGCAGGGGCTAACATTCCCAAGGTGGAGAACCAGTCAACTTTCTCCTGCGATGGCCGAGGAGGAGCCTACTCCCAGGATGCAACTGGTCACACGGCCAACTGGAGCCCCCTACAGCAGCAGAACAACCGTTTGGCTGTCTGA
- the znf740b gene encoding zinc finger protein 740b isoform X2 yields the protein MTHHPGNSVREHMKWAGLLGCEAVLSSMALMQANNMSGVGQKKTVSQHGQGQRDDAGAEGHQQQSQQGHHGHHNNHQSHGHLSHMVLPSGVSCPPLLIRKDGHSFHASRLLDEKDMQGSQNMQPTKKKHRKAGTPNKLREKVEVELDINEGDDHNSQVQKNFICEHCYGAFRSSYHLKRHILTHTGEKPFACDVCDMRFIQRYHLDRHKRVHSGEKPYQCDRCNQNFSRTDRLLRHRRLCGAGANIPKVENQSTFSCDGRGGAYSQDATGHTANWSPLQQQNNRLAV from the exons ATGACGCACCACCCAGGCAACTCTGTTCGAGAACACATGAAATGG GCCGGGCTGCTGGGCTGCGAGGCGGTGCTGTCCAGCATGGCCCTGATGCAGGCCAACAACATGTCTGGCGTGGGCCAGAAGAAGACGGTGTCCCAGCATGGACAGGGCCAGAGGGACGACGCCGGCGCAGAGGGCCACCAGCAGCAGTCTCAGCAGGGGCACCACGGACACCACAACAACCACCAGTCCCACGGCCACCTCAGCCACATGGTCCTGCCCTCGGGGGTCAGCTGCCCGCCTCTG TTAATCAGAAAAGATGGACACTCGTTTCATGCCTCCAGGCTGCTGGATGAGAAGGACATGCAGGGAAGCCAGAATATGCAACCAACAAAAAAGAAGCACCGAAAAGCAGGAACACCAAACAAGCTGAGGGAGAAAGTGGAG GTGGAGTTGGACATCAACGAGGGTGATGATCATAATTCCCAAGTACAAAAGAACTTCATCTGTGAGCACTGTTATGGAGCCTTCCGCAGTAGCTACCACCTAAAACGACACATCCTCACTCATACAG GAGAGAAACCGTTTGCGTGTGACGTTTGTGACATGCGGTTTATTCAGCGATACCACCTGGACAGACACAAGAGAGTTCACAGTGGAGAGAAGCCCTACCAGTGTGATCGCTGCAATCAG AACTTTTCTCGGACGGACCGCCTGCTGCGCCACCGGCGTCTGTGTGGAGCAGGGGCTAACATTCCCAAGGTGGAGAACCAGTCAACTTTCTCCTGCGATGGCCGAGGAGGAGCCTACTCCCAGGATGCAACTGGTCACACGGCCAACTGGAGCCCCCTACAGCAGCAGAACAACCGTTTGGCTGTCTGA
- the znf740b gene encoding zinc finger protein 740b isoform X1 — protein MTHHPGNSVREHMKWAGLLGCEAVLSSMALMQANNMSGVGQKKTVSQHGQGQRDDAGAEGHQQQSQQGHHGHHNNHQSHGHLSHMVLPSGVSCPPLLIRKDGHSFHASRLLDEKDMQGSQNMQPTKKKHRKAGTPNKLREKVEQVELDINEGDDHNSQVQKNFICEHCYGAFRSSYHLKRHILTHTGEKPFACDVCDMRFIQRYHLDRHKRVHSGEKPYQCDRCNQNFSRTDRLLRHRRLCGAGANIPKVENQSTFSCDGRGGAYSQDATGHTANWSPLQQQNNRLAV, from the exons ATGACGCACCACCCAGGCAACTCTGTTCGAGAACACATGAAATGG GCCGGGCTGCTGGGCTGCGAGGCGGTGCTGTCCAGCATGGCCCTGATGCAGGCCAACAACATGTCTGGCGTGGGCCAGAAGAAGACGGTGTCCCAGCATGGACAGGGCCAGAGGGACGACGCCGGCGCAGAGGGCCACCAGCAGCAGTCTCAGCAGGGGCACCACGGACACCACAACAACCACCAGTCCCACGGCCACCTCAGCCACATGGTCCTGCCCTCGGGGGTCAGCTGCCCGCCTCTG TTAATCAGAAAAGATGGACACTCGTTTCATGCCTCCAGGCTGCTGGATGAGAAGGACATGCAGGGAAGCCAGAATATGCAACCAACAAAAAAGAAGCACCGAAAAGCAGGAACACCAAACAAGCTGAGGGAGAAAGTGGAG caGGTGGAGTTGGACATCAACGAGGGTGATGATCATAATTCCCAAGTACAAAAGAACTTCATCTGTGAGCACTGTTATGGAGCCTTCCGCAGTAGCTACCACCTAAAACGACACATCCTCACTCATACAG GAGAGAAACCGTTTGCGTGTGACGTTTGTGACATGCGGTTTATTCAGCGATACCACCTGGACAGACACAAGAGAGTTCACAGTGGAGAGAAGCCCTACCAGTGTGATCGCTGCAATCAG AACTTTTCTCGGACGGACCGCCTGCTGCGCCACCGGCGTCTGTGTGGAGCAGGGGCTAACATTCCCAAGGTGGAGAACCAGTCAACTTTCTCCTGCGATGGCCGAGGAGGAGCCTACTCCCAGGATGCAACTGGTCACACGGCCAACTGGAGCCCCCTACAGCAGCAGAACAACCGTTTGGCTGTCTGA
- the zgc:174906 gene encoding FAS-associated death domain protein encodes MAQVETGQEPPSCAQQLLRRLKVPLIEALSADPDFVLQHADSLSLLSHREYRQLKALTDPYKQARDLLDHVIHKSGDTSEEFLQLLMGKELQEMFPKLMILKELPGNDQGLAGEKRRQTVEPEENLPAKQTCSNGSKMVKEKDLMRVARGIGHSWREIGTGALDIPSVQLEQIQENYPNNHVDRVFAMLRYWSRLKRSEATAACLHSLLSQGDWALPPDSIDFLLDTS; translated from the exons ATGGCTCAGGTCGAGACCGGACAGGAACCACCAAGTTGCGCCCAGCAGCTGCTGCGTCGTCTGAAGGTGCCGTTGATCGAGGCCCTGAGTGCAGACCCTGACTTTGTGCTTCAGCACGCAGACTCCCTCAGCCTGTTATCCCACCGTGAGTACCGACAGCTCAAAGCCCTAACGGACCCGTACAAACAGGCTCGGGACCTTCTGGACCATGTAATCCACAAAAGTGGTGACACTTCCGAGGAGTTTCTGCAGCTCCTGATGGGCAAAGAACTACAGGAGATGTTTCCAAAACTTATGATCCTCAAGGAGCTGCCAGGGAATGATCAAGGTTTAGCAG GGGAAAAGAGAAGGCAAACAGTTGAACCAGAGGAGAACCTTCCTGCTAAACAGACATGTAGTAATG GTTCTAAGATGGTGAAGGAGAAAGATCTGATGCGTGTGGCTCGAGGGATTGGTCACTCCTGGCGGGAGATTGGGACTGGAGCCCTTGACATCCCCTCAGTGCAGCTGGAACAGATCCAGGAGAACTACCCAAACAACCATGTGGACCGGGTGTTTGCTATGCTTCGCTACTGGAGCAGACTGAAGAGGTCTGAGGCCACGGCGGCCTGTCTTCACTCCCTTCTCAGCCAGGGTGACTGGGCCCTGCCACCAGACAGTATAGACTTTCTCCTGGACACCAGCTAA